A window from Salinigranum halophilum encodes these proteins:
- the pyrG gene encoding glutamine hydrolyzing CTP synthase, which translates to MPKEPETGYDPTLGRKFVFVTGGVMSGLGKGITAASTGRLLANAGFDVTAVKIDPYLNVDAGTMNPYEHGEVYVLKDGGEVDLDLGNYERFLGVDMTSDHNVTTGKVYKHVIERERAGDYLGKTVQIIPHITDDIKRRIREAAEGADVCIVEVGGTVGDIEGMPFLEALRQFASEEDDEDLLFMHVTLVPDSKNGEQKTKPTQHSVKELRSIGLHPDVIIGRNEQRLDAETKEKIALFCDIPNEAVFSNPDVDDIYHVPLMVEDEGLDEYVMERLALAEEALPHAERDNRWRELVTRNRDEAEPISVALVGKYGLEDAYMSIHESLKHAGIELGVEVDVSWVDAEKMRDSHRKRLEAADGVVVPGGFGVRGTEGKVEAVRHAREHDVPFLGLCLGFQMAVVEHARNVLGLEGANSAELDPDTPHPVIDILPEQKELDDMGGTMRLGAHETEIKPETLAQRLYGDACVERHRHRYEVNPAYIERLESEGLVFSGTAGPRMEILERDDHPFFFGTQFHPEFRSRPDRASPAFVGFLDAVIGERDETAASEEVTA; encoded by the coding sequence ATGCCGAAGGAACCCGAAACAGGGTACGACCCCACACTGGGTCGGAAGTTCGTTTTCGTCACGGGAGGTGTAATGTCCGGACTTGGAAAGGGGATAACCGCCGCGAGTACGGGCAGACTGCTCGCCAACGCCGGTTTCGACGTCACCGCTGTGAAGATCGACCCGTACCTCAACGTCGACGCGGGGACGATGAACCCCTACGAGCACGGGGAGGTGTACGTGTTAAAAGACGGCGGCGAGGTCGACCTCGACCTGGGGAACTACGAGCGCTTCCTGGGCGTGGACATGACCTCGGACCACAACGTCACCACCGGCAAGGTGTACAAACACGTCATCGAGCGCGAACGCGCCGGTGACTACCTCGGGAAGACGGTCCAGATCATCCCTCACATCACCGACGACATCAAGCGACGCATCCGCGAGGCTGCCGAGGGCGCGGACGTCTGCATCGTCGAGGTCGGCGGCACCGTCGGCGACATCGAGGGGATGCCCTTCCTCGAGGCGCTCCGGCAGTTCGCCAGCGAGGAGGACGACGAGGACCTGCTGTTCATGCACGTGACGCTCGTCCCGGACTCGAAGAACGGCGAGCAGAAGACCAAACCCACCCAGCACTCGGTGAAGGAACTCCGCTCGATCGGTCTGCACCCGGACGTCATCATCGGTCGGAACGAACAGCGCCTCGACGCCGAGACGAAAGAGAAGATCGCCCTGTTCTGTGACATCCCGAACGAGGCGGTGTTCTCGAACCCCGACGTCGACGACATCTACCACGTCCCGCTGATGGTCGAAGACGAGGGGCTCGACGAGTACGTGATGGAGCGACTGGCGCTCGCCGAGGAGGCGCTCCCGCACGCCGAGCGCGACAACCGCTGGCGCGAACTCGTGACGCGGAACCGCGACGAGGCCGAGCCCATCTCGGTCGCGCTCGTCGGGAAGTACGGGCTCGAGGACGCGTACATGAGCATCCACGAGTCGCTGAAGCACGCCGGAATCGAACTCGGCGTCGAGGTGGACGTCAGCTGGGTCGACGCCGAGAAGATGCGCGACAGCCACCGCAAGCGGCTCGAAGCCGCGGACGGCGTCGTCGTCCCCGGCGGCTTCGGCGTCCGCGGGACCGAAGGGAAGGTCGAGGCGGTCCGTCACGCCCGCGAGCACGACGTCCCCTTCCTCGGTCTCTGTCTTGGCTTCCAGATGGCCGTCGTCGAACACGCGCGGAACGTCCTCGGACTCGAGGGTGCGAACTCGGCCGAACTCGACCCCGACACGCCCCATCCCGTCATCGACATCCTCCCCGAGCAGAAGGAACTCGACGACATGGGCGGGACGATGCGCCTCGGCGCACACGAGACAGAGATCAAGCCGGAGACGCTCGCACAGCGGCTGTACGGCGACGCCTGCGTCGAGCGGCACCGACATCGGTACGAGGTCAACCCCGCCTACATCGAGCGACTGGAATCCGAAGGACTCGTGTTCTCGGGGACGGCTGGTCCCCGTATGGAGATTCTCGAACGCGACGACCACCCGTTCTTTTTCGGGACGCAGTTCCACCCCGAGTTCCGGTCGCGCCCCGACAGGGCGTCGCCGGCGTTCGTCGGCTTCCTCGACGCGGTCATCGGGGAACGCGACGAGACCGCAGCGAGCGAGGAGGTGACCGCCTGA
- a CDS encoding PHP domain-containing protein, translating into MADYHVHSNYSDGRFLWSMVSAAADAGFDAVGFADHCTVSGREEMQRTRARMGFNLDHTYERRREAIDSFGGRFDIAVYDAVEMDYDPRDEADIAAFLDRAGFDYAVGSVHYLDGVNVHFEGHFAPKSEAERRDLATRYVDKLVALVESELFDIAAHPDLLERNPAFRGLLDHDDYARIATAFGDSSTVPEINAGRVLDDYGAFHPTHEFLEVLLDHGVDLTLGTDSHAPEELEPRARELTRVAEEYGIDPVRVV; encoded by the coding sequence ATCGCCGACTACCACGTCCACTCGAACTACTCCGACGGCCGGTTCCTCTGGTCGATGGTCTCGGCCGCCGCCGACGCCGGGTTCGACGCCGTCGGCTTCGCCGACCACTGCACGGTCTCCGGCCGTGAGGAGATGCAACGCACCCGCGCGCGGATGGGGTTCAACCTCGACCACACCTACGAACGCCGGCGCGAGGCCATCGACTCCTTCGGCGGACGCTTCGACATCGCGGTCTACGACGCGGTCGAGATGGACTACGACCCACGCGACGAGGCCGACATCGCGGCCTTCCTCGACCGCGCGGGCTTCGACTACGCCGTCGGGAGCGTCCACTACCTCGACGGCGTCAACGTCCACTTCGAGGGCCACTTCGCCCCGAAGTCCGAGGCCGAGCGCCGGGACCTCGCCACGCGCTACGTCGACAAGCTCGTCGCGCTCGTCGAGTCGGAGCTGTTCGACATCGCCGCCCACCCCGACCTGCTCGAACGCAATCCGGCCTTCCGGGGACTGCTCGACCACGACGATTACGCCCGCATCGCGACAGCCTTCGGTGACTCGTCCACGGTCCCCGAGATAAACGCCGGGCGCGTCCTCGACGACTACGGCGCGTTCCACCCCACCCACGAGTTCCTCGAAGTCCTCCTCGACCACGGCGTCGACCTGACGCTCGGGACCGACTCGCACGCGCCCGAAGAGCTGGAACCGCGGGCGCGGGAACTGACGCGGGTCGCCGAGGAGTACGGCATCGACCCCGTTCGCGTGGTCTAG
- a CDS encoding aldo/keto reductase — MTLELPDIGLGTYRMTDRDECVRAVETALDAGYRHVDTAQMYDNESFVGEGLANAFDAGGSRDDVVVATKLDTDNTGYDDAVSTARESRERLGLDVVDLLYVHWPLEAYDSDETLPALDDLVDDGVVREIGLSNFLPSQLDAAIDRLDHDLFAHQVEMHPLLQQRELHELAKEHDHYLVAYCPIARNQVADVDVLQEVADAHDATPAQVSLAWLASKENVVPIPKASSPDHIRENIAAMDLELAPAEVERIDALDGEVEERIVDFPSAPWNQA; from the coding sequence ATGACGCTCGAACTCCCCGACATCGGCCTCGGCACGTACCGGATGACTGACCGCGACGAGTGCGTCCGTGCCGTCGAGACAGCCCTCGACGCCGGCTACCGCCACGTCGACACCGCCCAGATGTACGACAACGAGTCGTTCGTCGGCGAGGGGCTGGCGAACGCCTTCGACGCGGGAGGCAGCCGCGACGACGTCGTCGTCGCCACGAAGCTCGACACCGACAACACCGGCTACGACGACGCCGTCTCGACCGCCCGCGAGAGCCGAGAACGGCTCGGTCTCGACGTGGTCGATCTGCTCTACGTCCACTGGCCGCTGGAGGCGTACGACTCAGACGAGACCCTCCCCGCCCTCGACGACCTCGTCGACGACGGGGTAGTGAGAGAGATCGGCCTGTCGAACTTCCTTCCGTCCCAACTGGACGCGGCCATCGACCGTCTCGACCACGACCTGTTCGCCCATCAGGTCGAGATGCATCCACTCCTCCAGCAGCGCGAACTCCACGAACTGGCGAAAGAACACGACCACTACCTCGTCGCGTACTGTCCCATCGCCCGCAATCAGGTCGCCGACGTCGACGTGTTGCAGGAGGTCGCCGACGCCCACGACGCCACCCCCGCGCAGGTCTCGCTGGCGTGGCTCGCGTCGAAGGAGAACGTCGTCCCCATCCCGAAGGCGTCCTCGCCCGACCACATCCGGGAGAACATCGCGGCGATGGACCTCGAACTCGCCCCGGCGGAGGTCGAACGCATCGACGCGCTCGACGGCGAGGTGGAAGAACGGATCGTCGACTTCCCGTCGGCACCGTGGAACCAGGCGTAA
- a CDS encoding DMT family transporter has protein sequence MTRRTALLFVVAALAFGTAFVGIKAGVATIPPVLFAALRFDLGAGLLLALLVRRRGVVGALPRTRRDLLGVGIAGVFLVTLNGALLFIGQQFTTSAAAAVVYGIVPLATAPFAVVVLRDRLSPLGVVGLVLGFAGLVVVVRPSPEFLQGSGLGEALVVVAALSVAFGSVLLRRVRPSMSSFALTAWAMVVGALCSHALSHLLGEPLGVAWTPEAVAAVVWLGTVSTGLAFPAYFALIREAGPVRANLVAYVVPIVAAVSGAVVLGESIAATTALGFLVVLCGFALLEHEALRRDLRAAWDWV, from the coding sequence ATGACCCGCCGCACCGCGCTGTTGTTCGTCGTCGCTGCGCTGGCGTTCGGGACGGCGTTCGTCGGCATCAAGGCGGGTGTGGCGACCATCCCGCCCGTCCTGTTCGCCGCCCTCCGCTTCGACCTCGGTGCGGGACTCCTCCTCGCGCTCCTCGTCCGGCGTCGAGGCGTCGTGGGAGCGCTCCCGCGGACCCGCCGCGACCTGCTCGGGGTGGGCATCGCCGGAGTGTTCCTCGTCACGCTCAACGGGGCGTTGCTCTTCATCGGCCAGCAGTTCACGACGAGCGCCGCGGCCGCGGTCGTCTACGGCATCGTCCCGCTGGCGACGGCCCCGTTCGCCGTCGTCGTGCTCCGCGACCGACTCTCGCCGCTCGGGGTCGTCGGTCTCGTCCTCGGCTTCGCCGGGTTGGTCGTCGTCGTTCGACCCTCGCCGGAGTTCCTCCAGGGCTCTGGACTCGGCGAGGCGCTCGTGGTCGTCGCCGCGCTCTCGGTCGCTTTCGGGAGCGTCCTCCTCAGGCGCGTTCGGCCGAGCATGTCGTCGTTCGCGCTGACCGCGTGGGCGATGGTCGTCGGCGCGCTCTGTTCGCACGCGCTGAGTCACCTCCTGGGCGAACCGCTCGGGGTGGCCTGGACGCCGGAGGCCGTCGCTGCCGTCGTCTGGCTCGGGACCGTCTCGACGGGCCTCGCGTTTCCGGCGTACTTCGCGCTCATCCGCGAGGCCGGCCCGGTCCGGGCGAACCTCGTCGCTTACGTGGTCCCCATCGTCGCCGCCGTCTCCGGCGCGGTGGTGCTCGGCGAGTCCATCGCCGCGACGACCGCCCTCGGATTCCTCGTCGTGCTCTGTGGGTTCGCGCTCCTCGAACACGAGGCGCTCCGCCGGGACCTCCGGGCGGCGTGGGATTGGGTCTGA